In Treponema primitia ZAS-2, a genomic segment contains:
- a CDS encoding uroporphyrinogen decarboxylase family protein, whose protein sequence is MKTPTRMNFLQTPKIRIPKPCFRQFQRLLSHKEEPMMNKNERIKAAITGEKPDTIPYSFWAHMPAIDRDPPLIAEKTWEFFNRYNLDLVKTMNNGMYSVEDFGCEVDFSEIENGGVAKIKTTPINRAEDFETIKALGRKALDRELEYLSRLMEKIQNQAPVVFTVFSPLTTVNKLCNGRILEFIKAGVGKSVHKALEEITEVTKLLVEESITKGASGIFFVSQMGNYNIMTEELYREYGKTYDEEIIKASKGWCNVIHAHGEQIMYTVFKDYPGEILNYHVWESPPAIEEAMKSGKCILGGLKRMDITNRKKDAVEKQIHDTITKLNGRKLILAPGCVIRYPVYEEMLDFIYNTKESEEAKLF, encoded by the coding sequence TTGAAAACGCCAACAAGGATGAACTTTTTACAAACCCCCAAGATTCGTATACCAAAACCCTGCTTCAGGCAATTCCAAAGGCTATTATCACACAAAGAGGAGCCAATGATGAATAAAAATGAGCGAATAAAAGCGGCAATAACGGGCGAAAAACCGGACACCATTCCCTATTCTTTTTGGGCCCACATGCCGGCTATTGATCGGGATCCGCCGCTAATCGCGGAAAAAACCTGGGAATTCTTTAACCGATACAATCTGGATCTGGTTAAAACAATGAATAACGGCATGTACAGCGTGGAAGACTTTGGTTGCGAAGTTGATTTTTCGGAAATAGAAAACGGTGGGGTCGCTAAAATAAAAACTACGCCAATAAACAGGGCGGAAGATTTTGAAACCATCAAGGCCCTGGGAAGAAAAGCCCTGGATCGGGAACTCGAATACCTGTCAAGGCTTATGGAAAAAATTCAAAATCAGGCACCGGTTGTCTTTACCGTATTCAGTCCCCTTACAACAGTGAACAAGCTCTGCAACGGAAGGATCCTTGAATTTATAAAAGCTGGTGTGGGAAAATCTGTACATAAGGCCCTGGAAGAAATTACCGAAGTAACAAAATTGTTAGTGGAAGAATCCATAACCAAGGGGGCTTCGGGGATATTCTTTGTATCCCAAATGGGAAATTACAATATTATGACGGAAGAACTATACCGGGAGTATGGCAAAACCTATGACGAGGAAATAATAAAAGCTTCAAAAGGGTGGTGCAATGTTATTCATGCCCATGGGGAACAAATAATGTATACTGTTTTCAAAGACTACCCTGGGGAAATACTCAATTATCATGTATGGGAATCTCCTCCGGCAATAGAAGAAGCAATGAAAAGTGGAAAATGTATACTGGGGGGGCTTAAACGCATGGATATTACAAACAGGAAAAAAGATGCTGTTGAAAAACAGATCCATGACACTATTACAAAGCTTAATGGCAGAAAACTCATCTTAGCCCCTGGTTGCGTTATCCGTTATCCTGTATATGAAGAAATGCTTGATTTTATATATAATACCAAGGAAAGTGAAGAAGCAAAACTATTTTAA
- a CDS encoding ATP-binding cassette domain-containing protein encodes MNSEKKDIIMEAQDLTKYFPLRRGLFSGSGESIKAVEGVNLQINPGETLGIVGESGCGKSTLVRMLLGLLKPTRGKVIFQGKDISSMDQDALRRMRRDMQVIFQDPYAALNPRHRIRDMLIEPLLIHKISEKKEALAQAGEMLEKVELSRESLSKFPHEFSGGQRQRICIARALMTKPKLLICDECVSALDVSIQAQVLNLLNKVQRELGLTMVFVSHDLRVIHHMCRNIIVMYMGCVVENANKDELFTNPQDSYTKTLLQAIPKAIITQRGANDE; translated from the coding sequence GTGAACAGTGAAAAGAAAGATATAATCATGGAAGCCCAGGATCTTACTAAATACTTTCCCCTGAGACGAGGCCTCTTCAGCGGGAGCGGCGAATCCATTAAAGCGGTAGAGGGGGTAAATCTTCAGATAAATCCCGGAGAAACCTTGGGTATAGTAGGCGAATCCGGATGCGGCAAATCAACACTGGTACGGATGCTGCTGGGTTTACTCAAACCCACACGGGGCAAGGTGATATTCCAGGGAAAGGATATTTCATCCATGGATCAGGATGCATTACGCAGGATGCGCCGGGACATGCAGGTTATTTTCCAAGATCCCTATGCGGCGCTTAACCCCAGACACCGGATCAGGGATATGCTGATTGAACCGCTCCTGATACATAAGATCTCAGAAAAAAAAGAAGCCTTAGCGCAAGCTGGCGAGATGCTGGAAAAAGTGGAACTCTCCAGGGAGAGCCTTTCAAAATTCCCTCATGAATTTTCCGGAGGACAACGCCAACGTATATGTATCGCCAGGGCTCTTATGACAAAACCAAAGCTTTTAATATGCGATGAATGTGTTTCGGCTTTGGATGTTTCAATACAGGCTCAGGTATTGAACCTGTTAAACAAGGTGCAGCGAGAATTAGGCTTGACCATGGTATTTGTGTCCCATGATCTCCGGGTTATACACCATATGTGCCGTAATATCATTGTTATGTATATGGGGTGCGTAGTTGAAAACGCCAACAAGGATGAACTTTTTACAAACCCCCAAGATTCGTATACCAAAACCCTGCTTCAGGCAATTCCAAAGGCTATTATCACACAAAGAGGAGCCAATGATGAATAA
- a CDS encoding ABC transporter ATP-binding protein, with amino-acid sequence MNGQTMDEENLKDKDLISVEDLSVLFRTKYGSAKIINNISFKLKPGERLGIVGESGSGKSITARAIMGILPNLDKEVKGRIVFQGRNLLELGEKEMRDLRGNRMAMIFQEPMISLDPLFSIENQLIEALNAHKKTSATEARKKILDLLTITGIKQPEIRMKQYPFEFSGGMRQRVMIAMALLCNPELLVADEPTTALDVTIQAQIMDLLHKINKEFGTAIILITHDLGLVYEQVDQVAVMYAGSLVEKGPVEKIFSNPLHPYTRGLFNAMPSIEEKREKLETIEGNVPSLYELPPGCAFAPRCGKARDFCHSKIPPIKNIGSQEVQCWLYANQEHAP; translated from the coding sequence ATGAACGGGCAAACGATGGACGAAGAAAACCTAAAAGATAAAGACCTTATTTCTGTGGAAGATCTGAGCGTACTATTCCGTACAAAGTATGGAAGCGCCAAGATAATCAACAACATCAGTTTTAAACTGAAGCCGGGAGAACGGCTGGGCATAGTCGGGGAATCCGGCTCAGGAAAAAGCATTACCGCCCGGGCAATTATGGGCATACTCCCTAATCTGGATAAGGAAGTCAAGGGGCGCATTGTTTTTCAGGGAAGGAACCTGCTGGAACTCGGTGAAAAAGAAATGCGGGACTTAAGAGGGAACAGGATGGCCATGATTTTTCAGGAGCCTATGATCTCATTGGATCCTCTGTTTTCAATAGAAAACCAACTTATAGAAGCATTGAACGCCCATAAAAAAACATCCGCCACGGAAGCAAGAAAAAAAATTCTGGACTTGCTGACCATAACCGGCATTAAGCAGCCGGAAATAAGAATGAAACAATACCCCTTCGAATTTTCGGGAGGGATGCGCCAGCGGGTAATGATCGCCATGGCGCTGCTCTGCAATCCGGAGCTATTGGTGGCGGATGAGCCTACTACTGCGCTTGATGTGACTATACAAGCGCAAATCATGGATCTGCTGCATAAAATAAACAAGGAATTCGGAACGGCTATAATATTGATTACCCATGATTTAGGCCTTGTGTATGAACAGGTAGACCAGGTAGCGGTTATGTACGCAGGAAGCCTGGTGGAAAAAGGGCCCGTGGAAAAAATATTCAGCAATCCCCTTCATCCGTATACCAGAGGGCTCTTCAATGCCATGCCTTCAATCGAAGAAAAGCGGGAAAAGCTCGAAACCATAGAAGGGAATGTACCCAGCCTGTACGAGCTGCCGCCGGGCTGCGCTTTTGCCCCCCGCTGCGGCAAAGCCCGGGATTTCTGCCATTCAAAAATACCCCCAATTAAAAACATTGGCAGCCAGGAAGTTCAATGTTGGCTTTACGCGAACCAGGAGCATGCTCCGTGA